A window from Pseudomonas alloputida encodes these proteins:
- a CDS encoding chemotaxis protein CheW — protein sequence MLELISGQRSSLTGLLLPLGDRTLVLPNVAVAELSGQRNLVCQHGDPAWHLGWIDWRQQRLPLIGFEAACGGETPCGERARVVVLNALGDTGLRYLALLLQDIPRSCKLDSQLNYVDVALGRLELAAVQVGEQVARVPDLVALERLVRDADLQPDLG from the coding sequence ATGCTTGAACTGATTTCCGGCCAGCGCAGCAGCCTGACCGGGCTGTTGCTGCCGTTGGGCGACCGCACGCTGGTGTTGCCCAACGTGGCGGTGGCCGAGTTGAGCGGGCAGCGTAACCTGGTGTGCCAGCATGGCGACCCCGCCTGGCACCTGGGGTGGATCGACTGGCGTCAGCAACGCCTGCCGTTGATCGGTTTCGAGGCCGCGTGCGGTGGTGAGACGCCGTGCGGCGAGCGGGCTCGCGTGGTGGTGCTCAATGCGTTGGGCGATACCGGTTTGCGCTACCTGGCGCTGTTGCTGCAGGACATTCCGCGCTCGTGCAAGCTCGACAGCCAGCTGAACTACGTGGATGTGGCGCTGGGCAGGTTGGAGCTGGCAGCGGTGCAGGTGGGTGAGCAGGTGGCGCGGGTACCGGACCTGGTCGCATTGGAAAGGCTGGTGCGTGACGCGGATCTGCAACCTGACCTTGGTTAG
- a CDS encoding hybrid sensor histidine kinase/response regulator, whose amino-acid sequence MASAVSPERHETVALAWTKAAILDCLGQARQALERFAGETGDLSMMAFVVDNLHQVHGCLRMLELRGATRLAEELELFARALADGQVSPRGDCLGALFRGLEQLPSYLERLRGARHDLPLVMLPLLNQLRACRGEEPLAQASLMTGAAQRFAGDDDLANLDLSLGNWRDQLQAGSGRDALRSVVTALCDDLMRIKERLDQFGRGDRQHREQLDALLAPLRHVADTLAVLGFQQPRRVIIDQVLALQALAQGERAVDDAVLMDVAGALLYVEASLNGMVGPLEENGQGSLPGSDLAEIRQLVLNESLNVLQQAKDLIGDYLESDWPRQRLQPLPGLLQQIRGALAMLMLPAVAELFVGCASYVQRWLQHLEEEPPIDELTHLAEALSAAECYLQWRAADPLADGQPFIEMARASLAALGVQCVVVGASPDQDGNGDGIDDELRQVFLDEAGELLPEIERHWLRWRADNQQREALGEVRRALHTLKGSGRMVHAEAVAELAWGAEHLLNRVLEGRSVLSPEGVVALQQVFVHLPDLLADFAAGQLPQLTEIEQLAGHLHSLAENDAPAAAGVDGLDPQLLGIFRSEAQGHLASLEVYLQSTGGHDTPVSDDLQRALHTLKGSAAMAGVMPVAELATAFDRLAREYKGHQLPLQMAEMEWLEAARSLFHLGLAQLDSTPLAAIPGAAELIEQVGQAVDRRLASLHEDPHHAGRSKRDPQLVASFLAHAMDILLDAETLLSRWQQQPGQRDALDNLLDQMTTLGHAAHLADLWQMDDVCEALLDLYGAVEEGSLPADARFFSQAQRAHEALLDMLDEVAAGQDIPPRPELVDRLRNLLDQALAPDATGLVGIDTVTPLHPDMDLSDTLGLPRPPLQPQVAEPLAEEPESPGEELLEVFLEESSDIVESAAAALARWQADPRSSVEVDNLMRDLHTLKGVARMVEITPIGDLAHELEFLYELLAAGRLPPSAPLFALLQNCHDRLAHMLDAVRLGQPLHAATALIDYIRNFSSAALTDSAAGQGPPEAATAEIPAAAPERAPGDMVKVDAELLDDLGNLAGEHSIIRGRIEQQVNDAQFALNEMETTLERMRDQLLRLDVETQGRISSRQQFEGDAYDDFDPLEMDRHSQLQQLSRALFESASDLLDLKETLAQRAQEAYSLLQQQARVNSQLQEGLTATLMVPFERLVPRLQRVVRQVASELGKQVELVVGNAEGELDRSVLERMVAPLEHMLRNAVDHGLESRAMRLAAGKPEQGTIHLNLLHEGADIVIEMTDDGAGVPLEAVRRKAIKRGLLDPQAQLSDHEILQFILRPGFSTAEKITQISGRGLGMDVVHEEVKQLGGSMSIESAQGKGARFLIRLPFTVSINRALMVHLGEEQYAIPLNTIEGIVRVPPAELAACYQLDSPRYVYAGHEYELRYLGELLQGLPRPALLGQSVPLPVLLVHSKEQSFAIQADSLSPSREIVVKSLGPQFAAVAGLSGATLLGDGRVVLILDLLGQLRGQQRRLARLPGGGSQRQLLGPAPRRALLVMVVDDSVTVRKVTSRLLERHGMSVLTAKDGVDAMALLEEHRPDVLLLDIEMPRMDGFEVATRIRRDARLKDLPIIMITSRTGQKHRDRAMAIGVNEYLGKPYQESLLLQSIAHWSQAHA is encoded by the coding sequence ATGGCTTCTGCCGTAAGCCCCGAGCGTCACGAAACAGTGGCGCTGGCCTGGACCAAGGCCGCCATCCTCGATTGCCTGGGCCAGGCACGGCAGGCGCTGGAGCGCTTTGCCGGCGAGACGGGAGACCTGTCGATGATGGCTTTCGTGGTCGACAACCTGCACCAGGTGCACGGCTGCCTGCGCATGCTCGAACTGCGCGGCGCGACGCGCCTGGCGGAGGAGCTGGAGCTGTTTGCCAGGGCGTTGGCCGACGGCCAGGTCAGCCCCCGGGGTGATTGCCTGGGTGCATTGTTCCGCGGCCTGGAGCAGTTGCCCTCGTACCTGGAGCGGTTGCGCGGTGCTCGCCATGACCTGCCACTGGTGATGCTGCCGTTGCTCAACCAGCTGCGCGCCTGCCGGGGGGAGGAACCGCTGGCTCAGGCCAGCCTGATGACCGGCGCCGCCCAACGCTTTGCGGGTGACGATGACCTTGCCAACCTCGACCTGTCGCTGGGCAACTGGCGTGACCAACTGCAGGCCGGGTCGGGGCGCGATGCGCTGCGTTCGGTGGTGACTGCACTGTGCGATGACTTGATGCGCATCAAGGAGCGCCTGGACCAGTTCGGGCGCGGCGACCGTCAGCACCGCGAACAGCTCGATGCGCTGTTGGCGCCGTTGCGCCACGTGGCTGACACCCTGGCGGTACTGGGCTTTCAGCAACCGCGGCGGGTGATCATCGACCAGGTGCTGGCGTTGCAGGCATTGGCTCAGGGCGAGCGGGCGGTGGACGACGCGGTGTTGATGGATGTGGCGGGGGCTCTGTTGTACGTGGAAGCCTCCCTGAACGGCATGGTCGGCCCTTTGGAGGAAAACGGCCAAGGCAGCCTGCCGGGCTCGGACCTGGCCGAGATACGCCAGCTGGTGCTGAATGAATCGCTGAACGTGTTGCAGCAGGCCAAGGATCTGATCGGCGATTACCTGGAGTCCGACTGGCCCCGGCAACGCCTGCAGCCCTTGCCGGGGCTGTTGCAGCAGATCCGCGGGGCATTGGCCATGTTGATGCTGCCGGCCGTGGCCGAGCTGTTTGTCGGCTGCGCAAGCTATGTGCAGCGTTGGTTGCAGCACCTGGAGGAAGAGCCGCCGATTGATGAGCTGACGCACTTGGCCGAGGCACTGAGCGCTGCCGAATGCTACCTGCAATGGCGGGCGGCAGACCCGCTGGCCGATGGCCAACCCTTTATCGAGATGGCACGGGCCAGCCTGGCGGCGCTGGGTGTGCAGTGCGTGGTGGTCGGGGCCAGCCCAGACCAGGACGGCAATGGCGATGGCATCGATGATGAGCTTCGCCAAGTGTTCCTTGACGAGGCGGGCGAACTGCTGCCGGAAATCGAGCGCCACTGGCTGCGCTGGCGTGCCGACAACCAGCAGCGCGAGGCACTGGGTGAAGTGCGTCGCGCGCTGCATACACTCAAAGGCAGCGGCCGCATGGTCCATGCCGAGGCGGTGGCTGAACTGGCCTGGGGCGCCGAGCACCTGCTGAACCGGGTGCTCGAGGGCCGCAGCGTGCTCAGTCCGGAAGGGGTTGTAGCGCTGCAGCAGGTGTTCGTTCACCTGCCTGACCTGCTGGCCGACTTTGCCGCCGGCCAGTTGCCGCAACTGACTGAAATCGAGCAATTGGCCGGGCATCTGCACAGCCTGGCCGAAAACGATGCCCCGGCGGCTGCCGGTGTCGATGGCCTCGATCCGCAGTTGCTGGGCATTTTTCGCAGCGAGGCGCAGGGCCATCTGGCCAGCCTTGAGGTTTATCTGCAAAGCACCGGCGGCCACGACACGCCGGTCAGCGATGACTTGCAGCGTGCCTTGCACACACTCAAAGGCAGTGCCGCCATGGCCGGTGTGATGCCGGTGGCCGAACTGGCCACTGCCTTCGACCGCCTGGCCCGTGAGTACAAGGGCCATCAACTGCCACTGCAAATGGCCGAAATGGAATGGCTGGAGGCTGCGCGGTCGTTGTTCCATCTGGGCTTGGCGCAACTCGATAGCACGCCCCTGGCCGCCATCCCCGGTGCCGCGGAACTGATCGAGCAGGTTGGCCAGGCCGTGGACCGCCGCCTGGCCAGCCTGCATGAAGACCCGCACCATGCCGGCCGCAGCAAGCGTGATCCGCAGTTGGTCGCCAGCTTCCTGGCCCATGCCATGGACATCCTGCTCGATGCAGAGACGTTGTTGTCGCGCTGGCAGCAACAGCCCGGCCAGCGTGACGCTCTGGATAACCTGCTCGACCAGATGACCACCCTGGGGCACGCTGCGCACCTGGCCGACCTGTGGCAGATGGATGACGTGTGCGAGGCGTTGCTGGACCTGTATGGCGCTGTGGAGGAGGGCAGCCTGCCTGCCGATGCCCGCTTCTTCAGCCAGGCGCAGCGGGCCCATGAAGCCTTGCTGGACATGCTGGACGAAGTGGCGGCCGGGCAGGATATTCCACCGCGCCCGGAGCTGGTCGACCGTCTGCGCAACCTGCTGGACCAGGCCCTGGCGCCAGATGCCACCGGCCTGGTGGGCATCGATACGGTCACACCACTGCACCCGGACATGGACCTGTCCGATACCTTGGGGTTGCCACGCCCGCCGTTGCAGCCGCAGGTGGCCGAGCCGCTTGCCGAGGAGCCGGAAAGCCCCGGCGAAGAGCTGCTGGAAGTGTTCCTGGAAGAAAGCTCGGACATCGTCGAGAGCGCCGCGGCGGCCCTGGCGCGCTGGCAGGCCGACCCGCGCAGCAGCGTCGAGGTGGACAACCTGATGCGCGACCTGCACACCCTCAAAGGCGTGGCGCGCATGGTCGAAATCACCCCGATCGGCGACCTGGCCCACGAACTGGAGTTCCTCTACGAGCTGTTGGCTGCGGGTAGATTGCCGCCAAGTGCGCCACTGTTCGCACTGCTGCAGAACTGCCACGACCGGCTGGCGCATATGCTTGACGCTGTGCGTCTGGGGCAGCCGCTGCATGCCGCTACAGCGCTGATCGACTACATTCGCAACTTCAGCAGTGCCGCACTGACAGACAGTGCCGCGGGCCAGGGGCCGCCAGAAGCTGCCACCGCCGAAATACCGGCAGCAGCGCCAGAGCGGGCACCGGGTGACATGGTCAAGGTCGACGCCGAGCTGCTCGACGACCTGGGTAACCTGGCAGGCGAGCACTCGATCATCCGGGGGCGCATCGAGCAACAGGTCAACGACGCGCAGTTCGCCCTCAACGAGATGGAGACCACACTCGAGCGCATGCGTGATCAGTTGCTGCGTCTGGATGTCGAGACCCAGGGGCGAATCTCCAGCCGGCAGCAGTTCGAAGGCGATGCCTATGACGACTTCGACCCGCTGGAAATGGACCGCCACTCCCAGCTGCAGCAGCTGTCACGGGCCCTCTTCGAGTCTGCCTCGGACCTGCTCGACCTGAAGGAGACCCTGGCTCAGCGCGCTCAGGAGGCCTACAGCCTGCTGCAACAGCAGGCGCGGGTGAACAGCCAGTTGCAGGAGGGCCTGACGGCCACCCTGATGGTGCCGTTCGAGCGCCTGGTGCCGCGCTTGCAGCGCGTGGTGCGGCAAGTGGCCAGCGAGCTGGGCAAGCAGGTGGAACTGGTGGTTGGCAATGCCGAGGGCGAACTGGACCGCAGCGTGCTGGAACGTATGGTGGCGCCGCTGGAGCATATGCTGCGCAACGCCGTTGACCACGGCCTGGAAAGCCGCGCAATGCGCCTGGCCGCCGGCAAGCCGGAGCAGGGCACCATTCACCTGAATTTGCTGCATGAGGGCGCCGATATCGTCATCGAAATGACGGATGATGGTGCCGGCGTGCCCCTGGAGGCGGTGCGGCGCAAGGCCATCAAGCGCGGCCTGCTGGACCCGCAGGCGCAGTTGAGTGACCACGAGATCCTGCAGTTCATCCTGCGGCCAGGCTTTTCCACCGCCGAAAAGATCACCCAGATTTCCGGGCGCGGGCTGGGCATGGATGTGGTGCACGAGGAGGTCAAGCAACTGGGTGGCTCGATGAGTATCGAGTCGGCGCAGGGCAAGGGGGCGCGTTTCCTGATCCGCCTGCCGTTCACCGTGTCGATCAACCGTGCGCTGATGGTGCACCTGGGCGAAGAGCAATACGCCATTCCGCTCAATACCATCGAGGGCATCGTCCGCGTGCCACCTGCCGAGCTTGCGGCGTGCTACCAGCTGGACTCGCCGCGCTATGTCTATGCCGGCCACGAATACGAGCTGCGCTACCTGGGCGAGTTGCTGCAAGGCCTGCCGCGCCCCGCGCTGCTGGGGCAGAGCGTGCCGTTGCCGGTGCTGCTGGTGCATTCCAAGGAGCAGTCGTTCGCCATCCAGGCCGACAGCCTGTCGCCCAGCCGCGAGATCGTGGTGAAAAGCCTGGGGCCGCAGTTTGCCGCGGTTGCCGGGTTATCGGGGGCGACACTGCTGGGCGATGGCCGGGTGGTGCTGATTCTTGACCTGCTGGGCCAGCTGCGCGGCCAGCAGCGACGGCTGGCCCGCTTGCCTGGTGGCGGTAGCCAACGCCAGTTGCTTGGCCCGGCGCCGCGCCGTGCCTTGCTGGTGATGGTGGTGGACGATTCGGTAACCGTACGCAAGGTAACCAGCCGCCTGCTGGAGCGCCACGGCATGAGCGTGCTTACGGCCAAGGATGGTGTAGATGCCATGGCCCTGCTGGAAGAGCACCGGCCCGACGTGTTGTTGCTGGACATCGAAATGCCGCGCATGGACGGCTTCGAGGTGGCCACACGCATCCGCCGTGACGCACGGCTGAAAGACTTGCCGATCATCATGATCACCTCGCGTACCGGGCAGAAGCACCGGGACCGCGCCATGGCCATCGGCGTCAACGAATACCTGGGCAAGCCGTACCAGGAATCGCTGCTGTTGCAGAGCATCGCCCATTGGAGCCAGGCCCATGCTTGA
- the trhA gene encoding PAQR family membrane homeostasis protein TrhA, with protein MYYGERFNAWTHLVGAVLAAIGAIWLIVAAGLQGDPWKIVSFSIYGGTLLLLYSISTLYHSTRGRAKVIMRKLDHLSIYLLIAGSYTPFCLVSLRGPWGWSLFGVVWGLAIIGMLQEIKPRSEARILSIIIYAVMGWIVLVAVKPLLNSLGTAGFAWLAAGGVFYTVGIIFFAFDSRFRHWHGIWHLFVIAGSLMHFVAVSLYVR; from the coding sequence ATGTATTACGGTGAACGCTTCAACGCCTGGACCCACCTGGTCGGTGCCGTCCTCGCTGCTATTGGTGCCATCTGGCTGATCGTGGCCGCGGGCCTGCAAGGCGACCCGTGGAAGATCGTCAGCTTCTCCATCTACGGCGGCACGCTGCTGTTGCTGTACAGCATTTCCACCCTGTACCACAGCACCCGTGGGCGGGCGAAAGTGATCATGCGCAAGCTCGACCACCTGTCGATCTATCTGCTGATTGCCGGCAGCTACACGCCGTTTTGCCTGGTCAGCCTGCGCGGCCCTTGGGGATGGAGCCTGTTCGGCGTGGTCTGGGGGCTGGCGATCATCGGCATGTTGCAAGAGATCAAGCCGCGCTCCGAGGCGCGGATCCTGTCGATCATCATCTATGCGGTAATGGGCTGGATCGTGCTGGTGGCAGTCAAGCCGCTGCTGAACTCGCTGGGCACGGCCGGCTTCGCCTGGCTGGCTGCCGGCGGCGTGTTCTACACCGTCGGCATCATTTTCTTCGCCTTCGACAGCCGTTTCCGCCACTGGCATGGCATCTGGCACCTGTTCGTCATCGCTGGCAGCCTGATGCACTTCGTGGCGGTGTCGCTCTACGTGCGCTAG
- a CDS encoding 16S rRNA (uracil(1498)-N(3))-methyltransferase translates to MRLSRFFIDAPLSLGEHDLPEAQAHYIGRVLRMAPGDAVQLFDGSGQEYRGQLLEVGKKTVRVSLDQAFAGQADSPLHVHLGQGLSRGERMDWAIQKATELGANEITPIVSERCEVRLKDERADKRLAHWRQVAISACEQCGRSTLPVIHPPVTLAEWLSSTKADLKLVLHPVAEPLISHEKPATLAFVIGPEGGLSEAEVEQAKAAGFHAARLGPRVLRTETAPVVALSVAQQLWGDF, encoded by the coding sequence ATGAGACTGTCCCGCTTCTTCATCGACGCCCCCCTGAGCCTTGGCGAGCACGACCTGCCCGAGGCCCAGGCCCATTACATTGGCCGCGTGCTGCGCATGGCACCCGGCGACGCCGTGCAGCTGTTCGATGGCAGCGGCCAGGAATACCGTGGTCAGTTGCTCGAGGTGGGCAAGAAAACTGTCCGCGTCAGCCTTGACCAGGCCTTTGCCGGCCAGGCCGATTCACCGCTGCATGTGCACCTGGGCCAGGGCCTTTCCCGTGGCGAGCGCATGGACTGGGCGATCCAGAAGGCCACCGAGCTTGGTGCCAACGAAATCACCCCGATCGTCAGCGAGCGCTGCGAAGTGCGCCTGAAAGACGAACGCGCCGACAAGCGCCTGGCCCACTGGCGCCAAGTGGCGATCAGCGCCTGTGAACAATGCGGGCGTTCTACCTTGCCCGTCATCCACCCACCCGTGACCCTGGCCGAATGGTTGAGCAGCACCAAGGCTGACCTGAAGCTGGTCCTGCACCCGGTGGCTGAGCCGCTTATCAGCCATGAAAAGCCCGCCACCCTGGCCTTCGTGATCGGCCCCGAAGGCGGCCTTAGCGAAGCCGAGGTCGAGCAGGCCAAAGCCGCCGGCTTCCACGCAGCACGCCTTGGCCCGCGCGTGCTGCGCACCGAGACCGCGCCGGTGGTGGCGCTGTCGGTGGCACAGCAGTTGTGGGGCGACTTTTAA